The DNA segment AAGGTGATCGATGTGTTTCCGTATCGGCGTAAGCAAAGGTAATTAGCTGACAGTCCATTAACCTTTCAAACACTTGAGCTCACTGAAGCTGGTGCGCACCTTGACCAACCGCTCCTGTAAGTACTGGCGCTGGGCAGGGCTGCTTTCGCGCATCAAGTCGACCAACAAGCTACGCGCTTGCAACTCGGAGTTCTGAAACGCGGCGCGATACTCCGGCGTCCACAGACTTTCCTTACGTTGCAGCAACTGCGCCAGGCGCGGTTCGAAGTTGGGCGTGGCACGCTGCTCCATGGCCAGCACCAACTGCTGCTGCCAGTGGGCGCGGTTGGCGATCCACTGGCGGTTCTGGTCGCCCAGGGCCTGCGCCCAACTCATGACGCGCTGGCGTTGGGCCGCGTTGAGCTCTCCCAGCCAGGGTGTCAGGCGTTTCTCCATGCGGTTGGCGCGGTTCTGGATTTGCTTGGGTAGTGGCGTTTCGACGTATTTGCTCTGACGTTCGCGGATATCCTCCCTGAACGCCTGACGCATCTCCTCGACTTGCGCATCGTTCATGCCGCGCAGCAGCTCGGTGGCCGATGGGGTGATCGCCTCGGTGACCCGAGCAATCGCCTGGCGCGCTTCGGCGGTGCGCTGCTGCAGGGCTTGATCGGTGACTTGGTCACGGGCGACCATCTCGCGCATCTTGTCCAACCAGTCCAGATAGCCTGGCAGTTGGGTCTTGCAGTGCCAGGCCAGGTGCTGCTGCAAGCGCTGGTCGAGCCAGGTTTTTTGCTCGCGGTTCATGTCCAGGTAGTCGCCCAGCGACCACGGCACCAAGGTGTCGAGGTTGCGATAGGCCAGGTCGATGCGGCTGCAGGCGACGACGGCCACGACAACACTGAGGCCGATCAAGATAGGGCGCAGGGCTTTGGTCAGGCGCTTGAGCATGAGCGAATCCTTGCTGAAGACTGGCCAGGGTGTAGACGCGCCGGTGCCCGTGGCGGTTCCTCTGGATCAATCCCCGGTGGTCGTTGCTGTCACTATAGATCCGGCCACCGTGATTGGCGCAGTGATTGATCAGTGCAGGGATTTCTGACCGGCGTAGGCCCCTATCCAAGCGCTCGTCTGGAGGCTCTGGGCCGGATATGGCATCATGCCGAGGTTTGGCGTGTAGCCAACGCAAAGCATTGGTACCTGGGTTTTATGCAACCGAATCACTTGTTGTACTTCTTGTACGGTAAAAAAAGTATTTACCGGCAAGAAGCGCAGTTCAGCATCCTGTCCGCCCTACGTCATCAGACCCATCGCGAGAGCTTCAGCATTACCGTGCTTACTGATCAGCCACAGGCATTGGCTGGCTGGCCGGTTCGCGTGGTGGCATTGGATGAGGCGACGCTCGCCGACTGGATGGGCACTGCAGGGTATGTTCATCGCCGCAAGGCCTGTGCCATTCGCCTGGGTCTGGAGCTTGCGCGCAAGTCTATTTTCGTTGATACCGACACCATTTTCCTCCGCGATCCGGCCGCGCTGTTCGAGCGTGTGAGCGATGATCAGTGTGTGATGGATCAGTTCGAGTTCCTCTGGCGCGAAGCATCCAAGCGCAAGGATTACACCGGGCTGGTCAGCCAACTAGCGGCCAGCGGCGGTACTCCGCCCGCCAGCCTGCGGTTGTATAACAGTGGCATTTGCGGGATGACCGCGCAGGGTGTGGCACAAATGGATCAAGCCATTGGCCTGATCGACCAGTGGGCGCACCTGCACACTCAGTTGCATACGCTGGAACAGATTGCCGTTTCATTCGTGCTGGCGGACAAGCAGGTAGCTGAGGCACGCGACTGCGTGCACCACTACTATTCGCAGAAGGACTACCACCACGCGATGCTGAAGCTGTTTTTCCAGACGCATGGGGAGCACTTCAGTCAGGCCTTGGTGGAAGCGTCAGGCGAGGTGCCAAGCCATATACCGCCCCTGGGCCTGGTCGACAGGGTAGCCAACAAGTGCAAGCTGTGGCGGTTGCACCCAGACCTGCGCAAGATCGGCAGGTATTACCTGCTGGGCCGCACGCCTCGCCCTGGCGCTTATCTGAAGGCTTGTCGAGAAGTGTGGTGGGGCAAGGCCCTGGCGGCACTCGACAAGCAGCAGCCGAGTCAAAAGAAGCGGGCTCAGTTGGAAAAATTATGGGGGCAGGACCGGGATTTTCGTGCATTTGCCGAGCGTCGGGCCAAACTGGCTGACTGACTGCGCTGGCGAACACGCGCTCAGCCTGCACCTTTCACCACGCATATCAGCCCTGGCCC comes from the Pseudomonas urmiensis genome and includes:
- a CDS encoding DUF6279 family lipoprotein, yielding MLKRLTKALRPILIGLSVVVAVVACSRIDLAYRNLDTLVPWSLGDYLDMNREQKTWLDQRLQQHLAWHCKTQLPGYLDWLDKMREMVARDQVTDQALQQRTAEARQAIARVTEAITPSATELLRGMNDAQVEEMRQAFREDIRERQSKYVETPLPKQIQNRANRMEKRLTPWLGELNAAQRQRVMSWAQALGDQNRQWIANRAHWQQQLVLAMEQRATPNFEPRLAQLLQRKESLWTPEYRAAFQNSELQARSLLVDLMRESSPAQRQYLQERLVKVRTSFSELKCLKG